One Rhodococcus sp. P1Y DNA window includes the following coding sequences:
- the mftC gene encoding mycofactocin radical SAM maturase (MftC is a radical SAM/SPASM enzyme that catalyzes the first two steps in biosynthesis of the electron carrier mycofactocin from the terminal Val-Tyr dipeptide of the precursor peptide MftA.) produces MTSMLERPAPPPAVGKLVDQFELGLDAPICLTWELTYACNLSCVHCLSSSGRRDPNELSTEQCKSIIDELQKMQVFYVNIGGGEPTVRSDFWELVDYATAHQVGVKFSTNGVKIDKKVAARLAASDYVDVQISIDGATAEVNDAVRGPGSFDMAIRALENLQEAGFKDAKISVVVTRHNVSQLDTFKALADKYGATLRITRLRPSGRGADVWDDLHPTAGQQRELYNWLVANGEGVLTGDSFFHLSAFGDALPGLNLCGAGRVVCLIDPIGDVYACPFAIHENFLAGNIVRDAKDGMGGFQSVWQTSELFQDLRSPQTSGACTKCAHFDACRGGCMAAKFFTGLPMDGPDPECVIGNGEMALAAAGEIPKSSVDHSRTGQRKTPRASVPLTLMMRPPAKICDENPLAGME; encoded by the coding sequence ATGACCTCCATGCTCGAAAGACCCGCACCCCCGCCCGCGGTGGGCAAGTTGGTCGACCAGTTCGAACTCGGCCTCGACGCACCGATCTGCCTGACCTGGGAGTTGACCTACGCCTGCAACCTCTCGTGCGTACATTGCCTGTCCTCGTCCGGCCGGCGCGATCCCAACGAGCTCTCCACCGAACAGTGCAAGTCGATCATCGACGAGCTGCAGAAGATGCAGGTGTTCTATGTCAACATCGGCGGCGGTGAGCCGACGGTGCGTTCGGACTTCTGGGAGCTCGTCGACTATGCGACGGCACATCAGGTGGGCGTCAAGTTCTCCACCAACGGCGTCAAGATCGACAAGAAGGTAGCAGCGCGTCTGGCGGCGTCGGACTACGTCGACGTACAGATCTCCATCGACGGCGCGACCGCAGAGGTCAACGACGCGGTGCGCGGGCCGGGTTCGTTCGACATGGCAATTCGAGCGTTGGAGAATCTTCAGGAAGCCGGTTTCAAGGACGCCAAGATCTCGGTGGTGGTCACTCGGCACAACGTCAGCCAGTTGGACACGTTCAAGGCGCTGGCCGACAAATACGGTGCGACGCTTCGGATCACGCGTCTTCGCCCGTCGGGCCGCGGTGCCGACGTGTGGGACGACCTGCATCCCACCGCAGGCCAGCAGCGTGAGCTGTACAACTGGCTCGTCGCCAACGGTGAGGGCGTGTTGACGGGGGATTCGTTCTTCCACCTGTCCGCATTCGGTGACGCGTTGCCGGGTCTGAATCTGTGTGGTGCCGGGCGTGTGGTGTGTTTGATCGACCCGATCGGCGACGTCTACGCCTGCCCGTTCGCCATCCACGAGAACTTCCTCGCCGGCAACATCGTCCGCGACGCAAAAGACGGTATGGGCGGCTTCCAATCCGTATGGCAGACCTCGGAGCTGTTCCAGGATTTGCGATCTCCGCAGACGTCGGGTGCCTGCACCAAATGTGCGCACTTCGATGCGTGCCGAGGCGGCTGCATGGCAGCCAAGTTCTTCACCGGCCTCCCCATGGACGGTCCGGATCCCGAATGCGTGATCGGCAACGGTGAGATGGCGTTGGCTGCGGCGGGGGAGATCCCCAAGTCGAGTGTCGACCACTCTCGTACCGGACAGCGCAAAACCCCGAGAGCGTCGGTACCGCTCACTCTGATGATGCGGCCACCGGCGAAGATCTGCGACGAAAACCCGCTCGCAGGAATGGAATAG
- the mftD gene encoding pre-mycofactocin synthase MftD (MftD, an enzyme found in the mycofactocin biosynthesis locus, performs an oxidative deamination of 3-amino-5-[(p-hydroxyphenyl)methyl]-4,4-dimethyl-2-pyrrolidinone (AHDP). The resulting compound, now called pre-mycofactocin (PMFT), is a biologically active redox cofactor that can oxidize the non-exchangeable NADH of TIGR03971 family SDR-type oxidoreductases.), producing the protein MAKSAWFETVAEAQRRAKKRLPKSVYAALVAGSERGITVDDNTAAFGELGFAPHVAGLSDKRDLSTMVMGQPLSFPVIISPTGVQAVHPDGEVAVARAAAARGIPVGLSSFASKSVEEVAAANPQTFFQMYWVGSREVLLQRMERARAAGAVGLIMTLDWSFSNGRDWGSPSIPEKLDLKAMAQFAPEGIMRPKWLYEFAKSGKLPDLSTPNLTPPGGVAPTFFGAYGEWMGTPLPTWEDVAWLREQWGGPFMLKGVMRVDDAKRAVDAGVTAISVSNHGGNNLDGTPAPIRALPAIAEAVGDQIEITLDGGIRRGSDVVKALALGARAVLIGRAYLWGLSANGQAGVENVLDILRGGVDSAVLGLGHSSVHDLSPSDVVIPAGFDRKLGV; encoded by the coding sequence ATGGCCAAGAGTGCGTGGTTCGAGACCGTTGCCGAGGCGCAACGGCGTGCCAAGAAGCGTCTCCCCAAATCCGTGTACGCCGCGTTGGTGGCGGGCTCGGAGCGGGGCATCACAGTCGATGACAACACGGCGGCATTCGGTGAGCTGGGGTTCGCCCCCCACGTAGCCGGTCTGTCGGACAAGCGTGATCTGTCGACAATGGTCATGGGACAACCACTCTCGTTTCCGGTCATCATTTCGCCGACGGGTGTACAGGCTGTGCACCCGGACGGTGAGGTCGCCGTTGCGCGAGCAGCAGCGGCACGCGGTATCCCGGTGGGTCTGTCCTCGTTCGCGAGCAAGTCCGTCGAGGAAGTCGCGGCGGCCAATCCGCAGACCTTCTTCCAGATGTACTGGGTCGGTTCGCGGGAGGTCCTGCTTCAGCGCATGGAACGCGCCAGGGCTGCTGGTGCGGTCGGCTTGATCATGACGCTGGACTGGTCCTTCTCGAACGGTCGCGACTGGGGCAGCCCGTCGATTCCCGAGAAGCTGGACCTCAAGGCGATGGCACAGTTCGCACCCGAGGGCATCATGCGGCCGAAGTGGTTGTACGAGTTCGCGAAGTCGGGCAAGCTGCCCGACCTGTCGACGCCCAACCTGACTCCGCCCGGCGGCGTCGCTCCGACGTTCTTCGGTGCGTACGGCGAGTGGATGGGCACCCCGCTTCCTACGTGGGAGGACGTTGCGTGGCTGCGTGAGCAGTGGGGCGGGCCGTTCATGCTCAAGGGCGTCATGCGTGTCGACGACGCGAAAAGGGCCGTCGACGCGGGCGTCACTGCTATTTCGGTGTCCAATCACGGCGGCAACAACCTCGACGGCACGCCTGCACCGATTCGCGCTCTGCCTGCCATCGCGGAGGCGGTGGGCGATCAGATCGAGATCACCCTCGACGGCGGTATCAGGCGCGGCAGCGATGTCGTCAAAGCGCTTGCACTCGGCGCCCGCGCCGTACTGATCGGACGTGCGTATCTGTGGGGTCTTTCGGCCAACGGCCAGGCAGGAGTGGAGAACGTTCTCGACATCCTGCGCGGCGGCGTCGACTCTGCAGTTCTGGGGCTCGGTCACTCGTCGGTGCACGACCTCTCACCGTCGGATGTGGTGATCCCGGCAGGGTTCGACCGGAAACTGGGCGTCTGA
- the mftD gene encoding pre-mycofactocin synthase MftD (MftD, an enzyme found in the mycofactocin biosynthesis locus, performs an oxidative deamination of 3-amino-5-[(p-hydroxyphenyl)methyl]-4,4-dimethyl-2-pyrrolidinone (AHDP). The resulting compound, now called pre-mycofactocin (PMFT), is a biologically active redox cofactor that can oxidize the non-exchangeable NADH of TIGR03971 family SDR-type oxidoreductases.) yields MRKNGWFESVAEAQRRAKKRLPKSVYAALVAGSERGITAGDNTAAFGELGFAPHVAGLSDKRDLSTTVMGQPLSFPVMISPTGVQAVHPDGEVAVARAAAARGISMGLSLFASKPIEDVVAANPQTFFQLHWVGNREMLLGLVQRAREAGAVGLILTMDWSFSEGRDWGSPSIPEQVDLGTMIRFAPEALGRPKWLWQFARTGAVPDLAAPNLAPRGQAPTFFGAYREWMSTPLPTWEDIAWLREQWDGPFMLKGISRVDDAHRAVDAGVTALSVSNHGGNNLDGTPASVRLLPSIVDAVGDQVEITLDGGIRRGSDVVKSLALGARAVLIGRAYLWGLAAGGRTGVENVLDILRGGVDSAVLGLGHSSVHDLSPADVVVPPDFERQARH; encoded by the coding sequence CTGCGCAAGAACGGGTGGTTCGAGTCTGTTGCCGAGGCGCAGCGTCGTGCGAAGAAGCGTCTTCCGAAGTCGGTGTACGCCGCGTTGGTGGCGGGCTCGGAGCGCGGGATCACTGCAGGCGACAACACGGCGGCATTCGGTGAATTGGGGTTCGCCCCGCATGTAGCCGGCTTGTCGGACAAGCGTGATCTGTCGACAACGGTGATGGGACAACCGCTTTCGTTCCCGGTCATGATCTCACCGACGGGTGTGCAAGCCGTGCACCCGGACGGTGAGGTCGCGGTCGCACGCGCAGCGGCTGCGCGAGGGATCTCGATGGGTTTGTCGTTGTTCGCCAGCAAGCCCATCGAGGACGTCGTTGCAGCGAACCCGCAGACGTTCTTTCAGCTGCACTGGGTCGGTAACCGCGAGATGTTGCTCGGGCTCGTCCAGCGTGCGCGCGAGGCGGGTGCTGTCGGTCTGATTCTGACGATGGATTGGTCCTTTTCCGAGGGACGAGACTGGGGTAGTCCGTCAATTCCCGAGCAGGTCGACCTAGGGACCATGATCCGATTTGCGCCCGAGGCCTTGGGTCGACCGAAGTGGTTGTGGCAGTTCGCCAGAACGGGTGCAGTTCCCGACCTTGCCGCTCCGAATCTCGCTCCTCGGGGCCAGGCCCCGACGTTCTTCGGCGCGTACCGCGAATGGATGTCCACGCCCCTCCCGACGTGGGAGGACATTGCCTGGCTCCGTGAGCAGTGGGACGGCCCGTTCATGCTCAAGGGCATCTCGAGGGTCGATGATGCGCACCGGGCGGTCGACGCGGGTGTCACCGCACTCTCGGTGTCCAATCACGGCGGTAACAACCTCGACGGCACTCCGGCATCCGTACGACTGCTGCCCAGCATCGTGGACGCGGTGGGCGATCAGGTCGAGATCACGCTCGACGGCGGCATCAGGCGCGGCAGTGATGTGGTCAAGTCGCTCGCGCTCGGCGCACGTGCTGTTCTGATCGGCCGGGCCTACCTATGGGGTTTGGCTGCGGGCGGTCGGACGGGCGTCGAAAATGTGCTCGATATTCTGCGCGGCGGGGTGGACTCGGCCGTGCTCGGGCTCGGGCATTCGTCGGTGCACGATCTTTCGCCGGCGGATGTAGTTGTTCCACCGGATTTCGAACGGCAGGCGCGCCACTAG
- a CDS encoding IclR family transcriptional regulator — MALRTSRATEVGGHEPRAVQKALALLEAVAHIGSGATAKQVAHATGIPAATAYRLLNLLVADGFLVRIDDLSGFALGRRTRELAGAAPASDVHYAQVVDDLRSRIRFGVYLASYASDRIQFLDRDPDHELSGETALLTHVHASAIGKLLLANRPDGDALAELRKFTSHTKVDLAELAIELSLIRSTDIAVEVDEIKVGRSAVAVPVRDEHGRVSGCLAVIGRTRRLDPRDPELVSLLRSSAHQVHM; from the coding sequence ATGGCCTTGCGGACATCGAGGGCGACCGAGGTCGGCGGACACGAACCACGAGCGGTGCAGAAAGCACTCGCTCTACTCGAAGCCGTCGCACACATCGGTTCGGGCGCGACGGCCAAGCAAGTGGCGCATGCGACGGGCATTCCCGCGGCAACGGCGTACCGCTTGCTCAACCTTCTCGTCGCGGACGGTTTTCTCGTGCGCATCGACGACCTGTCGGGCTTCGCGCTCGGCCGGCGCACGCGAGAGCTCGCAGGCGCCGCCCCGGCCTCGGACGTCCACTACGCCCAAGTGGTGGATGATCTTCGCTCCCGCATCCGGTTCGGTGTGTACCTGGCCTCGTACGCCAGCGATCGCATTCAGTTTCTCGACCGCGATCCGGACCACGAATTGTCCGGTGAGACAGCGTTACTGACACACGTTCACGCGTCGGCGATCGGAAAGCTGCTCCTCGCGAACCGACCGGACGGTGACGCGCTGGCCGAACTGCGAAAGTTCACCTCGCACACCAAAGTCGACCTCGCCGAGCTTGCCATCGAGCTCAGCCTCATACGATCCACCGACATCGCCGTCGAGGTGGACGAGATCAAGGTCGGGCGCTCGGCTGTCGCGGTCCCCGTGCGCGACGAGCACGGCAGGGTATCCGGTTGTCTCGCGGTGATCGGCAGGACGAGACGACTGGATCCCCGAGATCCCGAGCTCGTGAGTCTCCTCAGATCGAGCGCGCATCAGGTGCATATGTGA
- a CDS encoding APC family permease — protein sequence MSALEHAITASFAPQEPHRPALSPLRALGRRQLSGIEVFAQSVATTAPAASMVILPITMLTHERLLGGLLTVLAATIVVSLIAFCVSQFTRRFSSSGGLYSFAVKGSGPRGALTVGTAMACKYCASGVMTLYFGGQAVRTVLRELGIPTGGTGGAIAIHAVIAAVILGCLLRGVRFAATAILVVELCSLLFIATLLLFSDGRPVEIEPSGAPNGLLLVALGTLFSLAGFESATFFAPETKRPLVNVTRTVLLTPIICGGLFTFAAWAVWSGRGGVLMDAYLHGTSTGIDAWLVVALNIGLSCSWLASSMASSNAVSRLLYTMGVEHVVSRRFAVVHRKFRTPHVALVVVVAGLTVLSSILVLLGGSVMLDDVRLLARAAVIVGYAAVAIAAVVFLRRIGELTSMVVLAGVLACSAGCAVLVNLVVTVSLQQNVTLLAMLAALALSGIVWRSWLHHSNPRSLTAIGVFDSAESHDVLPGAVSYGENARGAVALVKSPRPDPR from the coding sequence ATGTCTGCTCTCGAACACGCCATCACCGCGTCCTTCGCCCCGCAGGAGCCGCATCGCCCTGCGTTGTCACCGCTGCGTGCGCTCGGCCGCAGGCAACTGTCGGGTATCGAGGTGTTCGCACAATCGGTGGCCACGACTGCCCCGGCTGCGTCGATGGTGATCCTCCCGATCACGATGCTGACCCACGAGAGATTGTTGGGTGGGCTGCTGACTGTGTTGGCCGCAACGATCGTGGTGTCGCTGATCGCGTTCTGTGTCTCCCAGTTCACCCGCCGGTTCTCGTCCTCGGGTGGGCTCTACAGTTTCGCTGTCAAAGGATCGGGGCCGCGAGGAGCGCTGACCGTCGGAACCGCGATGGCATGCAAGTACTGCGCCAGCGGCGTGATGACCCTGTACTTCGGCGGACAAGCCGTGCGAACGGTGTTGCGCGAACTCGGCATTCCAACCGGAGGCACCGGCGGAGCGATCGCGATCCATGCCGTCATCGCCGCCGTGATACTCGGTTGTCTTCTCCGGGGCGTCAGATTCGCGGCCACCGCGATTCTGGTGGTCGAACTCTGCTCACTGCTGTTCATCGCCACCCTGTTGCTGTTTTCCGACGGTCGACCCGTCGAGATCGAACCGTCGGGTGCGCCCAACGGTCTGCTGCTCGTCGCCCTCGGTACATTGTTCTCGCTGGCCGGATTCGAGAGCGCCACCTTCTTCGCGCCCGAAACCAAACGCCCACTCGTCAACGTCACCAGGACGGTTCTGCTGACGCCTATCATCTGCGGCGGGTTGTTCACCTTCGCCGCGTGGGCAGTGTGGTCGGGACGTGGAGGCGTTCTGATGGACGCATACCTGCACGGCACGTCCACAGGTATCGACGCGTGGCTCGTCGTCGCGTTGAACATCGGTCTGAGCTGTTCGTGGCTCGCATCGTCGATGGCGTCGTCCAATGCAGTATCGAGGTTGCTGTACACGATGGGGGTCGAGCACGTCGTTTCCCGTCGTTTCGCAGTGGTGCACCGGAAATTCCGCACCCCGCACGTCGCTCTGGTCGTCGTTGTCGCAGGCTTGACCGTGCTCAGCTCGATACTCGTCCTTCTGGGCGGCTCGGTGATGCTCGACGACGTTCGGTTGTTGGCGCGGGCGGCGGTCATCGTCGGATACGCTGCCGTCGCGATCGCCGCCGTGGTGTTTCTCCGGCGAATCGGCGAGCTCACCTCCATGGTGGTGCTCGCAGGAGTACTGGCCTGCTCTGCCGGATGTGCCGTTCTCGTCAACCTCGTCGTGACGGTGAGTCTGCAGCAGAACGTCACATTGCTCGCAATGCTTGCCGCGCTGGCTCTGTCCGGAATCGTATGGCGTTCGTGGCTGCACCACAGCAACCCTCGCTCGCTGACGGCCATCGGAGTCTTCGACAGCGCCGAGAGCCATGACGTGCTCCCAGGCGCGGTGTCGTACGGTGAGAATGCACGCGGCGCAGTCGCACTCGTGAAGAGCCCCCGACCAGATCCACGCTGA
- a CDS encoding flavin monoamine oxidase family protein gives MRGLGVTGGAGLAYGAMSTIGLAPAASASPKRFQAPAMGDLIGRVEGSPTVVVLGGGPAGLCATYELQKAGYSVTILEARQRPGGRVWSIRAGGEETDLNGETQKCTFSEGHFYNIGATRIPQSHITMDYCKELGVELQTFGNQNANTFVNYKSDTALNQRSVSYRAAKADTYGYMSELLQKASSRGALDDVLTPDDKDALSEFLSDFGDLSDDGRYIGSTRRGYSAEPGAGLNFGEETKPESMSDVIRSGIGRNFSFEFGYDQAMLMFSPVGGMDRIYYAFADAIGGDNIVYGAEVTALNNTADGATVEYVKDGSAESISADYVICTIPPALVTRLDNNLPADVLLALKAAKSTPSGKLGIEYSRRWWETDERIYGGASNTDMDISQIMFPYDHYNSDRGVVVAYYNTGKRHQAFESLTHKQRLAKAVAEGSMIHGDNYTKNISSSFSGSWRRTKYSESAWVSWAGAGDSHGGVATAEYEKLLEPVEHIYFAGDHLSNAIAWQHGAFTSARDVVTSIHERVTAS, from the coding sequence ATGCGTGGCCTGGGCGTCACGGGTGGCGCGGGGCTCGCGTACGGAGCGATGTCGACGATCGGGCTTGCGCCCGCGGCGAGCGCAAGCCCGAAACGATTTCAGGCGCCGGCGATGGGCGACCTGATCGGACGGGTGGAGGGAAGCCCGACGGTGGTCGTCCTCGGCGGCGGACCCGCAGGACTCTGCGCCACCTACGAGCTGCAGAAGGCCGGCTACTCGGTGACGATTCTCGAGGCGCGGCAACGGCCGGGTGGACGCGTCTGGTCGATCCGCGCAGGGGGGGAGGAGACCGACCTGAACGGAGAAACCCAGAAATGCACGTTCTCCGAAGGGCACTTCTACAACATCGGCGCAACGCGAATTCCTCAGAGCCACATCACGATGGACTACTGCAAAGAACTCGGTGTCGAGCTCCAGACGTTCGGCAATCAGAACGCGAACACCTTCGTGAACTACAAGAGCGACACGGCTCTGAACCAGAGGTCGGTGTCGTATCGGGCAGCGAAGGCCGACACGTACGGGTACATGTCCGAGCTGCTGCAGAAGGCGTCGAGCCGCGGGGCTCTCGACGACGTCCTGACGCCGGACGACAAGGATGCTTTGTCGGAGTTCCTCAGCGACTTCGGTGACCTGTCCGACGACGGTCGGTACATCGGATCGACACGCCGCGGGTACAGCGCCGAGCCAGGTGCCGGGCTGAACTTCGGTGAGGAAACGAAACCCGAGTCGATGTCCGACGTCATTCGTAGTGGTATCGGCCGCAACTTCAGCTTCGAGTTCGGTTACGACCAAGCAATGCTGATGTTCTCCCCGGTGGGCGGCATGGATCGCATCTACTACGCATTCGCCGACGCCATCGGCGGAGACAACATCGTCTACGGAGCCGAAGTGACCGCGTTGAACAACACGGCGGACGGCGCGACGGTGGAGTACGTGAAAGACGGCTCGGCTGAATCCATCTCGGCCGACTATGTCATCTGCACCATTCCGCCCGCGCTTGTCACCCGGCTGGACAACAACCTCCCGGCCGACGTACTACTGGCGCTGAAGGCCGCCAAGTCGACCCCGTCGGGCAAGCTCGGGATCGAGTACTCACGTCGGTGGTGGGAGACCGACGAGCGAATCTACGGCGGAGCCAGCAACACCGACATGGATATTTCGCAGATCATGTTCCCGTACGACCATTACAACTCCGACCGCGGCGTGGTCGTCGCCTACTACAACACCGGTAAGCGGCATCAGGCGTTCGAATCCCTGACGCACAAGCAGCGTTTGGCGAAAGCCGTCGCCGAGGGTTCGATGATCCACGGAGACAACTACACCAAAAACATCAGCTCGTCCTTCTCCGGTAGCTGGCGGCGAACGAAGTACTCCGAGAGTGCGTGGGTCTCGTGGGCCGGAGCAGGGGACTCGCACGGGGGAGTTGCGACCGCCGAGTACGAGAAGCTTCTCGAACCGGTCGAGCACATCTACTTCGCAGGCGATCACCTGTCCAACGCCATCGCATGGCAGCACGGCGCGTTCACCTCTGCGCGCGACGTCGTCACCTCGATCCACGAGCGCGTCACCGCGTCCTGA
- a CDS encoding Rid family hydrolase translates to MSKVTRSFAAALAAGAILCAGACSSDSDAAPADTESTSGARSVIEPGEPNPMIAQGVEIAGDATVYKTSGIGATAMNEDAPEGSPESYIDTDQFSDGTLPAGVTVTEAQGIGVLKKIRDNLEDQGYSLEDVVSMRVFLDNAPGTDRADYAGWNRAYRQFFANTNLDTDETELVPMGTAEPAAPIERNSARPSRFALEVATLPVQGWLVEVEVDAVR, encoded by the coding sequence TTGTCCAAAGTCACACGCTCCTTCGCCGCCGCGCTCGCAGCCGGCGCCATCCTCTGTGCCGGTGCATGCTCCTCGGACTCCGACGCAGCGCCTGCGGACACCGAATCAACTTCGGGGGCCAGGTCGGTCATCGAGCCAGGTGAACCGAATCCGATGATTGCGCAGGGCGTCGAGATAGCAGGCGACGCAACGGTGTACAAGACCAGCGGGATCGGCGCCACGGCGATGAACGAGGATGCGCCCGAGGGCAGTCCGGAGTCGTACATCGACACCGATCAGTTCTCCGATGGCACACTTCCAGCCGGGGTAACCGTTACCGAAGCGCAGGGGATCGGGGTGCTGAAGAAGATCCGAGACAACCTCGAAGATCAGGGCTATTCGCTGGAGGACGTCGTGAGCATGCGTGTGTTCCTCGACAATGCGCCTGGCACCGACCGTGCCGACTACGCGGGGTGGAACCGCGCGTACCGCCAGTTCTTCGCGAACACGAACCTCGACACCGACGAGACGGAACTGGTGCCGATGGGCACCGCCGAGCCTGCGGCACCCATCGAACGCAATTCGGCACGGCCGTCCCGTTTCGCCCTCGAAGTGGCGACGTTGCCGGTCCAGGGCTGGCTCGTCGAGGTGGAGGTCGACGCGGTCAGGTAG
- a CDS encoding aspartate/glutamate racemase family protein, whose product MLIKVVNPNTTLSMTATIERCARAVASPGTRVEAVSPSMGPASIESHVDEALSVPGILEQIALGETQGVDGYVIACFGDPGMDAAREAASGPVVGIAEAAMHTATFLGRGFSVVTTLGRTTGRAWDLAAHYGFSRQCTGIHACEIPVLELETDPDARKVITEACRDAALQDGSDAIVLGCAGMADLCEHISSEIGLPVIDGVAAATLTVQSLVAMGLRTGKRGEFAPPLPKAYTGLLSDFGTAAPR is encoded by the coding sequence GTGCTCATCAAGGTCGTCAACCCCAACACCACGTTGTCGATGACCGCCACGATCGAGCGGTGTGCCCGGGCCGTTGCAAGCCCGGGCACACGCGTCGAGGCGGTCAGCCCGTCGATGGGCCCAGCGTCCATCGAATCCCATGTGGACGAGGCCCTGAGCGTCCCGGGCATTCTGGAACAGATCGCCCTCGGCGAGACACAGGGTGTCGACGGTTATGTCATCGCCTGCTTCGGCGACCCGGGTATGGACGCCGCGCGAGAGGCGGCGTCGGGACCTGTCGTCGGTATCGCCGAGGCCGCCATGCATACGGCAACTTTTCTCGGGCGGGGTTTCTCCGTCGTAACAACCTTGGGCCGAACCACAGGCCGTGCATGGGATCTGGCCGCACACTACGGGTTCTCGCGGCAATGCACCGGGATTCACGCCTGTGAGATTCCGGTGCTCGAGCTGGAGACGGATCCCGACGCACGCAAGGTCATCACCGAGGCGTGTCGCGATGCCGCACTCCAGGACGGCAGCGATGCCATCGTGCTGGGGTGCGCGGGGATGGCCGACCTGTGTGAGCACATCTCGTCGGAGATCGGATTGCCGGTGATCGACGGTGTCGCTGCTGCGACCCTGACCGTGCAATCGCTCGTCGCAATGGGACTGCGCACCGGCAAGCGGGGAGAATTCGCTCCGCCGCTCCCCAAGGCATACACGGGTCTGCTCTCGGATTTCGGAACCGCAGCTCCGCGCTAG